TGTGCCATTACGATTTCTGGCAGAAAACAGGGCCGGAGCTGGAATTTGATTCGCTTGCCCAAAGCCTGGCAGAACTCAGCAAGCTGGGGCTGGAACAGGAGCTGGTGGACGTGCTCGACTGGAAACTGACGAAAACAAAGCACGAACAGCTGGCCATGCCGGGGTTGCAGGAAGTGCCGTTGCGATTGCACGCCCGCTATTCCCGAGAGCAGATTCTGGTTGGCTTTGGTGCCATGACCTTCGAGCACCAGCCACCATCGAGGGAAGGTGTGTATGTCATCCCGAATCAGAACATCGAGCTGCTGTTTGTCACCTTGGACAAAAACGAAAAGCAGTTCTCACCAACCACCATGTACCACGACTACGCGATCAGCGAGCAGCTGTTTCACTGGCAGTCGCAAAACAGTTCCCGGCCTGACCGGGGCAAAGGGAAGGACTATATTCAACACCAATCCATCAACAAGCGGTTGTTCCTGTTTGTAAGAGAGCAGGCGAAAGATGAATATGGTCGCACGATGGGGTTTGTGAATTATGGTGAGGTGGATTACGTGTCTCACACTGGTTCCCAGCCCATGAGTATTACCTGGAAACTCCGAACCCCGATGCCAAACTTTATGTGGCATCAGGCGGCTAAGCTGGCGGTGGCATGAGTTACGGTCCCTACAACAAAAACGCCCCAAAATTCTTCACCCAATACCAGTCCCTGACCTTCGAACAGGTCCACCGCGACTGGCTTCCCCAGTTGGACAAGAAAGCCGGTCTGGCGCTGGATGTGGGCGCTGGTAGCGGCCGAGATGCACTGGCACTGGCAGAGCGTGGTTGGGACGTAGTGGCGGTGGAACCGGCAGCGGAATTGCGCCGCCTGGGCGAGGTGGCAACCGCTCATCGCAGTATCCAGTGGGTGGACGATGCCCTGCCGGACCTGAGCGAAATCCGCAAACTCAGTTACCGATTTGATCCGGTGCTGGTGTCGGCGGTGTGGATGCACCTGCCGCCTACGTCTCGAGAGCGGGCGTTCCGTATTTTGACTGAACTGCTGGCGCCGTCTGGCATGTTGGTGATCACTCTGCGACACGGACCGGGGGATGGTGAGCGCCAGTTCTACGAAGTGTCAAAAGCCGAGCTGGATAGCTTTGCCCGCCACCGGGCCGTTATGCCGGTGCCTTTGCCGGATAGGCCGCGTGCCGATCAGCTGAACCGTGCCGATGTGTGGTGGGAGATCGCTGTGTACCGGGCTTAATTCTGTTGCCTTGCCTTCCCCTAAACCCCACTTACAATGAAAGTAGCTACCAACCGGAAGCCAATGACAACCAGGAGGCAGTTATGTCCAAGAAAGCTGAGAAAAACCTGAAGAAAAAGATCAACGCCCGCAAAGCCAAGATCGAGAAGCACGAAGCAAAGATCAAGTCACTGAAGAAGAAGCTGAAGAAAGCTTCCTGATGCCGTATAGGGCCGCCTCAGCGGGGTGGCCCGTTTACCAATCTCCGTTTACCTGTTCCTCCAGCGTACGTTCCCGGATGTCGTCTTTCACGCCTTCGCGCTCCAGCTCTGCCAATACCCGTGCCAGTTCCCGGGCAAGGTTGCCGTGCCGGCGGTTCACGTAGTGGTAAAGCTTGAAACGGATAACCGGTTCCGGCAGCACGGTGAATTGGTTCCAGTTGTCGGATGTCAGTGGCGACAGCCCTTCAATGTCAGACACCAGGGCAAGCTCCACGCGCCCCCGCTCAAGCAGTTGGTGCATCTGCTCGTAGCTTTCGGTATGCAATGGCTCCATGCCAAGTGTATCGGCGGTTTGCTCGGCGATGATGACGCCGCGGCGAACGGCCACTTTAAGCGGCTGATCGCCAGGCTCTGGCATGGTTTGCGCGTTGGGGTCGCGCACTACCGCGAATAATCCACCCTCCAGCAGCGGGTAATCAACCTGCGTGAGGTTTGGATACTCAGCCGCCACGCTCTCAATGCGGAACAAGTCTCCGTCCAGCTTGCCGTTGTCTGCCATCATCAGGGCGCGCCGAGAGGGTGCCACCAGGGTTCTCATCTCCAGCCCCAGGCGTTGATAGGCAACCTCCAGTAATCGCACCGCCATGGTGGTGCTGGGTATGTCGTCGATCACAGCAATATAAATTCTGTTCTCGTGACCATCGGCATAGGCGGTGGCCGGTGCCATGCTGGCGATGGCCAGCGCCGCGGCTATAAAAAGGATTCTGGAATGCATTAAATTTCCCCTCTACTCCCTTGAAGGGTTTATCTGAATACTAGTTCCAAATCCTGCAAATGCCTGTGACTTTCTGTTAACGAACTTTGCGGCCGGTGTAATCGGAAAAATCCGGCTTTTGTGACCGGTGATTGTCGTCGGTCATGTAGGCGGAGGTCAGCACGAACTCTGCGGTGGCGCGGTTGCAGGCAACCGGGATGTTCCAAAGGGCGGCGATGCGCAGCAGGGCTTTGATGTCGGGGTCGTGGGGTTGGGGTTCCAGTGGGTCCCAGAAGAATACCAGTAGGTCGATTTCACCCTCGGCTATCTTGGCGCCGATTTGCTGGTCGCCACCCAGAGGGCCACTTAACAGGGAGTGCAGGTCTTCACGTTGCAGGCTTTCTTTGAGCAGGCGGCCGGTGGTGCCGGTGGCGTATAGACGCAGCGGCGCGAGGCGGGTGCGGTTTTCGTTCGCCCATTCAACCAGTTCTTTCTTCTTGTTGTCGTGTGCCACCAGGGCGACGGATGTTACGGCCATTGTGATGGTTTGCTCCTTTGCTGTGCCATGAAAGTGGTCAAGTGTTTCACAATCGGTAAGCACGGGGAATAGTACAAATGGGGCGGGCAACACAGTCTGTAGGGCTGGTCAATAGCCCCGCCGTCGGCTGCCATATGGGCGCCCGGGGCATGGGGTGCGATTTCCGGGGGCGATATGCTTGGGGGTATAACAAGACAACCCGGAGAAACCTCATGGTGCAGCAGGTCTATATCACCGGCGGTGCAAGCGGCATCGGCCTTCATTTAGCGCGAACATACCTGGGTTTGGGGGCGGCCGTTACGTTGTTCGATATTCAGCCGACCGCGCAGGCGGTAGCGGAGCTGTCGGCTATTGCCGGGCCAGAACGGGTGCGCGCCTTTGCTATGGACGTCACCAAACCGGGTGAGGTGAGAATCGCCTTTGCCCAAGCCGCTGAAGGCGGGCAACCCGATGTGGTGATTCATTGCGCGGGCATTGCCATTGCTGCGGATTTTGAGGCTATCGATGACGACGCCTATGCCCGGGTCATCAACATCAACCTGATTGGCTCGCGTAATGTGGTGGCTGGCGTACTGCCCCATATGGCCGCTGGTTCGCACCTGGTTTTGGTGGCTTCAATGGCGGGGTTGGTGGGCTGCTACGGCTATGCGGCTTACTGTGCGTCCAAGTACGGTGTGGTTGGCTTGGCCGAGGTGTTGCGCATCGAGCTGGCAGCCAAGGGTGTTGATGTATCGGTGGTGTGCCCACCAGAGGTGGAAACCCCGATGGTAGAGGCCGAACGCTTCAATCGCCCCAAGCAGACTGAAGCCCTGAAGCTGATGGCCGGCACTTTGCAACTGGATGATGCCGTGGCACAGATCCGTAAAGGCATCGACCGCCGACGATTCATGATCATCCCCGGCTGGCGCGCCCGCAGCCTCTGGTTCACCAACAAACTCCTGCCAGGTTTCCTTACCCGAAAATTCACCGACTTCCTGGTCAGCCGCTGAAATTGGGGTCAGACCCCAAGACATTTCGTTGGGTGAAATGTCCGGGGGTCTGACCCCAAAGGTTATGGGATCAGTTCCAGTTCTTTGCGCATTTCCTCGGCGGTGGGTCGCAGTTGGGTGAGGCCTTTTCGGGATCGACGTTCGCTCAGGTAGTAGAGAATGGGCGAGGCTATGAACACAGAGGAGCTGGTGCCGATGACGATTCCGAACAGCATGGGCAAGGCGAAGCTGGATACCGCAGCACCGCCGGCGATGCCCATGGGCAACAGTGCCAGGAAGGTGGTCACGGAGGTGAACACGGTTCGGGTTAGGGTGGAGGAGATGCTGCGGTTTAGCAATTCCAGCATGGGCATGTCCGGTGTTTGCCGCAGGTTTTCCCGGATACGGTCGAACACCACCACTTTGTCGTTCACGGAATAACCAATCAGGGCCAGCAAGGCGGCCACGGCGGTGAGGTTGAACTCCACACCGGCCAGGGCGAAGAAGCCGATGGTTTTGGTGAGGTCCAGGGCGATGGTGATGGTGGCGGCCAGGGCGAAGTGGGATTCAAAGCGAATCCACAGGTAGGCCAGCATGCCGGCGCCTGCCAACAGGATGGCCAGGATGGTGGCATCGCTGAAGCCGCCGCTGACTTTCGGGCCGACCACGTCCACTTTCGGGAAGCTGGCATCCGGCTGCAGGCTGGTGACGGCGGATTTCAGGGCGTCTACCGGGTGTGCCGCGCCTGTGTTGGAGCTGGCATCCGCCGGGAGCCGGATCAGGAAATCACCGTCCTGGCCGAACTCCTGAATGGACGCAGCGCCCAGTTGCTGGCTTTGCAGGGTTGTTCGCAACTCATCCACGGAGACAGAAGGCGCGCGCACTTCCACCAGGGTGCCGCCGGTGAAATCCACGCCGTAATCCAGGCCGGGTTGGATGAACAGGGCGATGGAGGCAATCGACAGAACGCCAGACAGCACCAGGCCAATCACCCGGCCTTTCATGAAGTTGACGCCCCTCTCGCTTAGGCGATCCAGCCAGGCAAACCCTGCAATGGTGAGCGGCTCCCGCTCCCGGCCCTTGATCCACCATTCCATGACCAAGCGGTTGAAGGCGACGGCGGTGAACAGGGAAGTGAGCAAGCCGATGCCGATGGTTACCGCGAACCCTTTTACCGGGCCGCTGCCAAACATAAACAGCAGGCTGACGGCAATCAGGGTGGTCACGTTAGAGTCCAGAATGGTGCTGTAGGCACGCCCGAAGCCTTCCCGGAGTGCCATCCAGGCGACTTTGCCTTTGCGGGATTCCTCCCGGATGCGTTCGTTGATCAGGATGTTGGCATCGACCGCCATGCCAATGGTGAGGATGATGCCGGCAATGCCCGGCAGTGTCAGTGTGGCCCCGAGTATACTGAGCAATCCCAGAACCAGGCCGATGTTCACGGCTAATCCGGCACAGGCGATCAACCCCCAGCGGCCATAGATACCAAGCATGAAAGCGATCACCAGGGCTGCGCCGAGCAGGCCGGTGCTCACACCCATGGCGATGGCATCGCTGCCGAGGTCCGGCCCTACCGTGCGTTCTTCGATGACGTGCAGAGGCGCGGGCAGGGCGCCGGCTCTCAGTAACAGGGCCAGGTTGCTTGCTTCCGCGGTGGTGAAGGAGCCGCTGATTTCGCCGCTGCCGCCGGCAATCACGCTGCGGATGACCGGCGCGGTGATCACGTGATTGTCCAGCACGATGGCCAGTGGCCGGCCGATGTTCTGGCGGGTCATGTCGCCGAACAGGCGGGTGCCCTCGGAGTCGAGTTTGAAGTTGACCACCGGTTCGGTAGTGTCTTGGTTAAAGGCCATTTGGGCATCGCTGATGTGTTCGCCCTGCATGGCTACCCGTTTCTCCAGCACATATTCCTGTTCGCCAGTGGCGTCGGTTAGCCGGAGAACGGCGGAGCGCCGGCTTTCATCCGGCTTGGCAACCCAATGGAAGGTCATCTGGGCGGTGGTGCCTAAGAGTTCGCGGATATGAGCCGGGTCGGCCACACCGGGCATCTGCACCAGGATATGGTTCTTGCCCTGGCGGGTAATGCTGGGCTCCACCAGGCCGGTTTCGTCCAGGCGCCGGCGTACCACTTCGAGGCTGCGTTCTACGGCATCTTTGAGGAGCAGGTCTTCCGGTTGGCCCGGGTTGTTGGCGAGCAGTTCGGTGGCGTCAACTTCCAGCAGCAGGTGCGAGCCGCCCTGCAAGTCGAGCCCGAGTGACAGGGTGTTCTCCAGGTACCAGTCCGGGAACTTGTCGGCCAGGTTGGCCGGCAACAGATTCGGCATTGCGCTCAGTAGCCCGAGCACAATCACCAGGCCATACACCATGGCCCGTGAACGTAATGATTTCATCGGTAATCCTTGATAAACCGGGTCGCGGTCAGACAGGCGTTACGGCCGGTCTGCGTGATGTTCTGTGCAGGGGATTACGCGATGGGCGGTGCCCGCAGGGGCGGCGTGGTGAAATCGGTGAGGGAAGCGGCTCGCTCGGCGCGGTAGTCGACCGCCGGCACCGGAGCGCGGGATTGCGACCAGAGCACTGCATCAAGAAGCCGGACCAGCTGCTCTGGGCTATCGAGGAACGGCTCGTCTTCCGCTGAGCCGGTTTCTGCCACCGCCAACGCCGGGTTGTGGCTGGCAACCACCAGATGGTCCAGGTGATTGACCACAACCTTGCCTGCCGGGCTCGGCTGGGCGTGCGCTTGGGTGATTGAACACAGAAGAACCAGGGCAAACACAGCCACAGCAAAACCGGACACCATCTGGCGCCAGGGCGGCAACTGCATTGCGAGGGATCTGTTCATGGAAATGTTCCCGGAAGATTCCTCGATTATTGGGGCAAGGCCTCCGGGATTCAAGATGGGGTCAGACCCCAAGACATTTCACCCCTTCAAATGTCCTGGGGTCTGACCCCAAAGATTATTGCGGGTGGCGGTTGAAGATGCCGATGATCGGGGTGCCATGGGCTCGCAGGACCGGTTCGATCTCGCGGTGCAGGGCGTGGTACCGGTAAAACGGTACTCTCGGAAACAGGTGGTGGATTGAGTGCAGATTCTGCCCGAGCCAGAACCACTCCACCGGTTTCATGTAGGCGGGCATGATCAGGCTGTTGGTGTTGCGGTAGCGCTTTGGCTCCTTGTAGGGCAAGTGCGGCCGGTAGGCAAACCAATAGGCGGTGAAGGCGCCGCCAATCAAATATCCGACCAGAACAACCGCCATTGCGCCGCTCTGGCTCACCAGCGACAGAAACAGGATTCGCCAACCGATGGAGACAAACAGTTCGGTGCAGTAGATGACTTTTTCCCTTCGGGATGCGCTGCCCCAATGTTGGCGGGCGAAGAAGGTGTTTTGTACCCAGAGGAACCTGAGCACCGTCAGCAGGGCGCTGAAAGGCCCCTTACCCATGCCGCTGATGAGGAAGTCCGGGTCTTTATCCGGCTGGTTGGTGTAGCGGTGATGGGTGAAGTGCTCCAGCCGGTGTGACTGATAGGGCACGGCAATCAACGGAGCAACCAGATAACCGCAAAGATGGTTGAGCCAGGTCAGCTGGTCGTGTTCACCGTGGATATTGTTGTGAACGGCCTCGTGCAGCGGGGTGTAGGAGAAATACGTCAGCGCTCCGATCAGCAGTGTGGCAGCCCAGACAGGCAGAGCCCCGGCCATGAATAATGCCAGGGTGAGCACGAAAGAAACGACGGTGGCAAAGGTCAGTGCCACGGTGGGCCAGGCTACCTCGCCCATGTGCTGTTTTGCGGCGGTGATGGCCTGCTTGTTGAGGGTGGTGAGGTCTTCGGTCATCGGGTGCTCCGGGTTGTTCTGACAATGCCTACAATAGACTTGGCGCGCCAGTGCAGACAGGGCAGCTATGGCCAATCAACAGGCATAAACGGCCTTGGCACCTTGTGCGCTTGTCCGGCTTGCGGGGGCGGGGCATACTCCCGAGCTATGTCAAATTCCGATACCCTTTTGCACCCAGTTACCATCAGCCAGGTCATGATCAACTTTGCTGTCAGGCAAGGAGTAGATCGCGAGACCTGTTTGCTGGGTACCGGCATTGCAGAGGAGGACTTGCAGGCGGCTGATGGCTTGATTACCCGCGCCCAGGAAATGCGGCTGATCGAGAACCTGATCCTGGCACTGCCAGACACGCCGGCTTTGGGGTTCCGTATAGGTCTGCAATACAGCGTGTCGACCTTTGGAATCTGGGGCTTTGCGTTGCGCACCAGCCGAACCTTGCGGGATGCCACCGTATTAGCCCTGCGATACCTGCCGCTCAGTA
The window above is part of the Marinobacter sp. THAF197a genome. Proteins encoded here:
- the secD gene encoding protein translocase subunit SecD; the protein is MKSLRSRAMVYGLVIVLGLLSAMPNLLPANLADKFPDWYLENTLSLGLDLQGGSHLLLEVDATELLANNPGQPEDLLLKDAVERSLEVVRRRLDETGLVEPSITRQGKNHILVQMPGVADPAHIRELLGTTAQMTFHWVAKPDESRRSAVLRLTDATGEQEYVLEKRVAMQGEHISDAQMAFNQDTTEPVVNFKLDSEGTRLFGDMTRQNIGRPLAIVLDNHVITAPVIRSVIAGGSGEISGSFTTAEASNLALLLRAGALPAPLHVIEERTVGPDLGSDAIAMGVSTGLLGAALVIAFMLGIYGRWGLIACAGLAVNIGLVLGLLSILGATLTLPGIAGIILTIGMAVDANILINERIREESRKGKVAWMALREGFGRAYSTILDSNVTTLIAVSLLFMFGSGPVKGFAVTIGIGLLTSLFTAVAFNRLVMEWWIKGREREPLTIAGFAWLDRLSERGVNFMKGRVIGLVLSGVLSIASIALFIQPGLDYGVDFTGGTLVEVRAPSVSVDELRTTLQSQQLGAASIQEFGQDGDFLIRLPADASSNTGAAHPVDALKSAVTSLQPDASFPKVDVVGPKVSGGFSDATILAILLAGAGMLAYLWIRFESHFALAATITIALDLTKTIGFFALAGVEFNLTAVAALLALIGYSVNDKVVVFDRIRENLRQTPDMPMLELLNRSISSTLTRTVFTSVTTFLALLPMGIAGGAAVSSFALPMLFGIVIGTSSSVFIASPILYYLSERRSRKGLTQLRPTAEEMRKELELIP
- a CDS encoding class I SAM-dependent methyltransferase; this encodes MSYGPYNKNAPKFFTQYQSLTFEQVHRDWLPQLDKKAGLALDVGAGSGRDALALAERGWDVVAVEPAAELRRLGEVATAHRSIQWVDDALPDLSEIRKLSYRFDPVLVSAVWMHLPPTSRERAFRILTELLAPSGMLVITLRHGPGDGERQFYEVSKAELDSFARHRAVMPVPLPDRPRADQLNRADVWWEIAVYRA
- a CDS encoding fatty acid desaturase family protein — encoded protein: MTEDLTTLNKQAITAAKQHMGEVAWPTVALTFATVVSFVLTLALFMAGALPVWAATLLIGALTYFSYTPLHEAVHNNIHGEHDQLTWLNHLCGYLVAPLIAVPYQSHRLEHFTHHRYTNQPDKDPDFLISGMGKGPFSALLTVLRFLWVQNTFFARQHWGSASRREKVIYCTELFVSIGWRILFLSLVSQSGAMAVVLVGYLIGGAFTAYWFAYRPHLPYKEPKRYRNTNSLIMPAYMKPVEWFWLGQNLHSIHHLFPRVPFYRYHALHREIEPVLRAHGTPIIGIFNRHPQ
- a CDS encoding SDR family oxidoreductase, whose product is MVQQVYITGGASGIGLHLARTYLGLGAAVTLFDIQPTAQAVAELSAIAGPERVRAFAMDVTKPGEVRIAFAQAAEGGQPDVVIHCAGIAIAADFEAIDDDAYARVININLIGSRNVVAGVLPHMAAGSHLVLVASMAGLVGCYGYAAYCASKYGVVGLAEVLRIELAAKGVDVSVVCPPEVETPMVEAERFNRPKQTEALKLMAGTLQLDDAVAQIRKGIDRRRFMIIPGWRARSLWFTNKLLPGFLTRKFTDFLVSR
- a CDS encoding methylglyoxal synthase, with translation MAVTSVALVAHDNKKKELVEWANENRTRLAPLRLYATGTTGRLLKESLQREDLHSLLSGPLGGDQQIGAKIAEGEIDLLVFFWDPLEPQPHDPDIKALLRIAALWNIPVACNRATAEFVLTSAYMTDDNHRSQKPDFSDYTGRKVR
- a CDS encoding transporter substrate-binding domain-containing protein, with the translated sequence MHSRILFIAAALAIASMAPATAYADGHENRIYIAVIDDIPSTTMAVRLLEVAYQRLGLEMRTLVAPSRRALMMADNGKLDGDLFRIESVAAEYPNLTQVDYPLLEGGLFAVVRDPNAQTMPEPGDQPLKVAVRRGVIIAEQTADTLGMEPLHTESYEQMHQLLERGRVELALVSDIEGLSPLTSDNWNQFTVLPEPVIRFKLYHYVNRRHGNLARELARVLAELEREGVKDDIRERTLEEQVNGDW